In one window of Meleagris gallopavo isolate NT-WF06-2002-E0010 breed Aviagen turkey brand Nicholas breeding stock chromosome 4, Turkey_5.1, whole genome shotgun sequence DNA:
- the CHRNA9 gene encoding neuronal acetylcholine receptor subunit alpha-9 isoform X2 translates to MLFSELFEDYSNALRPVEDTDKVLNVTLQITLSQIKDMDERNQILTAYLWIRQSWYDAYLKWDKDKYDGLDSIRIPSNLVWRPDIVLYNKADDDFSEPVNTNVVLRYDGKITWDAPAITKSSCVVDVSYFPFDSQQCNLTFGSWTYNGNQVDIINSLDSGDLSDFVEDVEWEIHGMPAVKNVITYGCCSEPYPDVTFTLILKRKSSFYIFNLLLPCILISFLAPLGFYLPADSGEKVSLGVTVLLALTVFQLMVAEIMPPSENVPLIGKYYIATMTMITASTALTIIIMNVHHCGSEAKPVPQWARVVILDYMSKIFFVYDVGENCTSPRREKEQEYRLEGGDMCQGADRKNHLSSGNDDSDLKENLNGNLNKSFGVHGENVRENVNCRSCYKMLIKNIEYIANCVRDHKANRAKGIEWKKVAKVMDRFFMWIFFIMVFFMSVLVIGKAA, encoded by the exons ATGCTGTTCAGTGAACTGTTTGAAGACTATTCAAATGCTCTAAGACCAGTGGAAGACACAGATAAAGTGCTGAATGTTACCCTTCAGATAACATTGTCCCAAATTAAAGACATG GATGAAAGGAACCAAATTTTAACAGCTTACTTATGGATTCGACAAAGCTGGTATGATGCATATCTCAAATGGGATAAGGATAAATACGATGGATTGGATTCTATCAGAATTCCAAGCAATTTGGTCTGGAGGCCAGATATTGTCCTCTATAACAA gGCTGATGACGACTTTTCAGAACCTGTGAATACTAATGTTGTGTTGAGATATGATGGAAAAATCACTTGGGATGCACCTGCTATCACAAAAAGCTCATGTGTAGTGGATgtatcttattttccttttgacaGCCAGCAGTGCAACCTTACATTTGGTTCCTGGACCTATAATGGTAATCAGGTAGACATCATCAATTCTCTTGATAGTGGTGACCTTTCTGACTTTGTAGAAGACGTGGAATGGGAGATTCATGGTATGCCAGCGGTTAAGAATGTAATCACTTacggctgctgctctgagccttATCCAGATGTAACGTTTACGCTGATTTTGAAAAGGAAGTCATCTTTCTACATATTTAATCTTCTTCTTCCTTGCATTTTGATCTCTTTCCTCGCTCCACTTGGATTCTATCTCCCTGCAGACTCTGGAGAAAAAGTGTCTCTAGGTGTTACAGTTCTTCTTGCTCTGACTGTGTTCCAGCTGATGGTTGCAGAGATTATGCCTCCCTCTGAAAACGTACCTTTGATAG GCAAGTATTACATAGCAACTATGACCATGATCACAGCCTCCACTGCGCTGACAATCATTATAATGAATGTCCATCACTGTGGCTCAGAAGCAAAGCCTGTTCCACAGTGGGCCAGAGTGGTAATCTTGGACTATATGtcaaaaattttttttgtttatgatGTGGGTGAAAATTGTACAAGTCCACGAAGAGAGAAGGAACAAGAATACAGGTTAGAGGGTGGTGACATGTGTCAGGGGGCAGATAGAAAAAATCACCTTTCCAGTGGAAATGATGACAGTGATCTCAAGGAAAATCTGAATGGAAATCTGAATAAAAGCTTTGGAGTTCATGGTGAAAATGTTAGGGAGAATGTTAATTGCCGTTCCTGTTACAAAATGctgattaaaaatattgaatataTTGCTAATTGTGTTCGAGACCATAAAGCAAACCGGGCCAAAGGAATTGAGTGGAAGAAAGTGGCAAAGGTGATGGACAGGTTTTtcatgtggattttttttatcatggTGTTTTTTATGAGCGTGCTTGTCATTGGGAAAGCAGCTTAG
- the CHRNA9 gene encoding neuronal acetylcholine receptor subunit alpha-9 isoform X1: MKRNNLSSFYVSLWLLFTAAMLQAVESAKGKYAQMLFSELFEDYSNALRPVEDTDKVLNVTLQITLSQIKDMDERNQILTAYLWIRQSWYDAYLKWDKDKYDGLDSIRIPSNLVWRPDIVLYNKADDDFSEPVNTNVVLRYDGKITWDAPAITKSSCVVDVSYFPFDSQQCNLTFGSWTYNGNQVDIINSLDSGDLSDFVEDVEWEIHGMPAVKNVITYGCCSEPYPDVTFTLILKRKSSFYIFNLLLPCILISFLAPLGFYLPADSGEKVSLGVTVLLALTVFQLMVAEIMPPSENVPLIGKYYIATMTMITASTALTIIIMNVHHCGSEAKPVPQWARVVILDYMSKIFFVYDVGENCTSPRREKEQEYRLEGGDMCQGADRKNHLSSGNDDSDLKENLNGNLNKSFGVHGENVRENVNCRSCYKMLIKNIEYIANCVRDHKANRAKGIEWKKVAKVMDRFFMWIFFIMVFFMSVLVIGKAA, encoded by the exons atgaagagaaataacCTGTCATCCTTTTATGTCTCTCTCTGGTTGCTGTTCACAGCCGCGATGCTTCAAG CTGTAGAATCAGCCAAAGGGAAATATGCTCAGATGCTGTTCAGTGAACTGTTTGAAGACTATTCAAATGCTCTAAGACCAGTGGAAGACACAGATAAAGTGCTGAATGTTACCCTTCAGATAACATTGTCCCAAATTAAAGACATG GATGAAAGGAACCAAATTTTAACAGCTTACTTATGGATTCGACAAAGCTGGTATGATGCATATCTCAAATGGGATAAGGATAAATACGATGGATTGGATTCTATCAGAATTCCAAGCAATTTGGTCTGGAGGCCAGATATTGTCCTCTATAACAA gGCTGATGACGACTTTTCAGAACCTGTGAATACTAATGTTGTGTTGAGATATGATGGAAAAATCACTTGGGATGCACCTGCTATCACAAAAAGCTCATGTGTAGTGGATgtatcttattttccttttgacaGCCAGCAGTGCAACCTTACATTTGGTTCCTGGACCTATAATGGTAATCAGGTAGACATCATCAATTCTCTTGATAGTGGTGACCTTTCTGACTTTGTAGAAGACGTGGAATGGGAGATTCATGGTATGCCAGCGGTTAAGAATGTAATCACTTacggctgctgctctgagccttATCCAGATGTAACGTTTACGCTGATTTTGAAAAGGAAGTCATCTTTCTACATATTTAATCTTCTTCTTCCTTGCATTTTGATCTCTTTCCTCGCTCCACTTGGATTCTATCTCCCTGCAGACTCTGGAGAAAAAGTGTCTCTAGGTGTTACAGTTCTTCTTGCTCTGACTGTGTTCCAGCTGATGGTTGCAGAGATTATGCCTCCCTCTGAAAACGTACCTTTGATAG GCAAGTATTACATAGCAACTATGACCATGATCACAGCCTCCACTGCGCTGACAATCATTATAATGAATGTCCATCACTGTGGCTCAGAAGCAAAGCCTGTTCCACAGTGGGCCAGAGTGGTAATCTTGGACTATATGtcaaaaattttttttgtttatgatGTGGGTGAAAATTGTACAAGTCCACGAAGAGAGAAGGAACAAGAATACAGGTTAGAGGGTGGTGACATGTGTCAGGGGGCAGATAGAAAAAATCACCTTTCCAGTGGAAATGATGACAGTGATCTCAAGGAAAATCTGAATGGAAATCTGAATAAAAGCTTTGGAGTTCATGGTGAAAATGTTAGGGAGAATGTTAATTGCCGTTCCTGTTACAAAATGctgattaaaaatattgaatataTTGCTAATTGTGTTCGAGACCATAAAGCAAACCGGGCCAAAGGAATTGAGTGGAAGAAAGTGGCAAAGGTGATGGACAGGTTTTtcatgtggattttttttatcatggTGTTTTTTATGAGCGTGCTTGTCATTGGGAAAGCAGCTTAG